From the Manihot esculenta cultivar AM560-2 chromosome 3, M.esculenta_v8, whole genome shotgun sequence genome, one window contains:
- the LOC110611796 gene encoding probable ADP-ribosylation factor GTPase-activating protein AGD14 isoform X1, with product MASRVKEDEKNERIIRGLLKLPENRRCINCNGLVLLQFFAVIEIQGFEVLLQFFAVIEIQGFEGPQYVCTNFWTFVCTNCSGIHREFTHRVKSVSMAKFNSQEVIALQGGGNKRARDIYLKEWDPQHHSAPDGSNADRLRDFIKHVYVDRRYTGERNCGKPSGLKLGDKEDLYQGGSRSPPYGDTYERRHSEMSSPGGRSDDRNSRYGYDERSPGYDQENRRYNGYETSPARAEMVNDWRREDRFGNGKRADDCRASDGDSKMERRSPERLKDPGASSPPIVRPVREILGDNVVPLRISEPPKTNSVRAANGSALTQRTASSSSLGSNYGNLTEVKVESAASLIDFDADPEQPITTAVPQAQQTIVSQSIAQPASATNDNNWASFDFAPEVKVSQASSNANPLESVLSQLSVPASVPGHISGMPSGTGAPVSVVNAVNLPSTTALPTAPAGNAHILPTCAIMFHPGGVSEAAPGLASVIPVNGGTSFVKVSETGQWRPSVQHQQPLLFPSSSGQSTQQFTLPFDGASTNQPWNLSVAPNVQAALSKTSVGPPQVISTPASGIASAGISQPPAMEVKSNGRKELPADLFAATYPSFPAAFPGWQTGPSRGMGFAMQYSNAAAPMPTFIQPSKSTNPFDLSEPSSVQGHTFPSMASLQGALPNMPPSSGLQHTSSLGAPSSAWTPSQSLPHPSALPSQPPSYAPAMPPRPYMGQVSSNMTLSGPQGVGGFGTEGGALGSINMDQQLAGRFTAPATSSPFSAVGGNPFG from the exons GTTTTGTTGCAATTTTTTGCTGTCATAGAGATACAGGGATTTGAg GGACCACAGTATGTTTGCACAAATTTCTGGACTTTTGTTTGCACCAACTGTAGTGGAATACA TCGGGAGTTTACACACCGAGTAAAATCAGTATCAATGGCTAAATTTAATTCACAAGAAGTTATTGCTCTGCAAGGAGGAGGAAACAAG CGTGCAAGAGACATTTATCTCAAAGAATGGGACCCACAGCATCATTCTGCCCCAGATGGCAG TAATGCTGACAGGCTTCGGGACTTTATTAAACATGTCTATGTGGACAGAAGATACACTGGTGAGAGAAACTGTGGAAAGCCTTCAGGTCTAAAGTTG GGTGACAAAGAGGACTTGTACCAAGGAGGGTCACGAAGTCCACCATATGGAGATACATATGAACGCCGACACAGTGAAATGTCTAGTCCTGGTGGAAGAAGTGATGATAGAAATTCTAGATATGGTTATGATGAGAGAAGTCCTGGATATGATCAAGAAAATCGACGGTATAATGGTTACGAGACAAGTCCTGCTCGTGCTGAGATGGTTAATGATTGGCGTCGGGAGGATAGATTTGGAAATGGAAAGAGGGCTGATGACTGCAGAGCATCTGATGGAGATTCAAAGATGGAACGCAGGTCACCTGAGCGGCTGAAAGATCCAGGGGCTTCTAGTCCCCCTATTGTACGGCCTGTTAGAGAAATTTTGGGAGATAATGTAGTGCCTCTTCGAATAAGTGAACCTCCTAAGACCAATTCTGTAAGAGCTGCCAATGGCTCTGCCCTGACACAG AGAACTGCATCGTCTAGCAGCTTGGGATCCAACTATGGGAATCTGACAGAAGTTAAAGTGGAGAGTGCTGCAAGCTTAATTGATTTTGATGCTGATCCAGAACAGCCCATTACTACTGCAGTTCCTCAAGCACAACAAACAATTGTGTCTCAATCCATTGCACAACCTGCAAGTGCAACAAATGATAACAATTGGGCTTCTTTTGATTTTGCACCTGAGGTTAAGGTATCTCAAGCTTCTTCAAATGCAAATCCATTGGAGTCTGTTCTCTCCCAATTGTCGGTGCCAGCATCTGTACCTGGTCACATATCTGGAATGCCTAGTGGTACTGGTGCTCCAGTATCTGTAGTCAATGCAGTAAATTTGCCAAGTACAACTGCTCTACCTACTGCGCCAGCTGGGAATGCACATATATTGCCCACTTGTGCTATAATGTTTCATCCCGGTGGTGTTTCAGAAGCTGCCCCAGGGTTGGCATCTGTAATACCTGTCAATGGTGGTACTTCATTTGTCAAAGTTAGTGAAACAGGACAATGGCGGCCTAGTGTGCAGCATCAGCAGCCATTACTATTCCCTTCTTCTAGTGGTCAGTCTACTCAACAATTTACACTGCCATTTGATGGAGCTTCAACTAATCAG CCATGGAATTTGTCAGTGGCACCCAATGTGCAAGCAGCTTTGAGTAAAACATCTGTTGGACCGCCTCAAGTCATCTCTACACCTGCCTCAGGGATTGCTTCGGCTGGTATATCACAGCCACCAGCTATGGAAGTAAAATCGAATGGAAGAAAAGAACTGCCTGCG GATCTTTTTGCTGCAACCTATCCATCTTTCCCTGCAGCTTTTCCAGGGTGGCAAACTGGTCCATCCCGTGGTATGGGGTTTGCTATGCAATACAGTAATGCTGCGGCG CCCATGCCTACTTTTATCCAGCCATCCAAGTCAACAAACCCATTTGATCTCAGTGAGCCATCTTCTGTCCAAGGCCATACC TTTCCTTCCATGGCATCTCTGCAAGGTGCTCTCCCAAATATGCCACCATCTTCAGGCTTACAGCACACCTCAAGTCTTGGTGCTCCCTCATCAGCATGGACGCCGTCCCAGTCGTTGCCTCATCCATCAGCACTGCCTTCCCAGCCCCCATCTTATGCACCAGCTATGCCACCAA GGCCATATATGGGACAAGTATCAAGTAACATGACGCTTTCTGG GCCCCAGGGAGTAGGAGGATTTGGCACCGAGGGAGGTGCTTTAGGTTCCATAAATATGGATCAACAGTTGGCTGGTAGATTCACAGCCCCTGCTACCTCGTCGCCTTTCTCTGCAGTTGGAGGTAACCCTTTTGGATGA
- the LOC110612412 gene encoding receptor-like protein 51, whose amino-acid sequence MPPYYLSLLLLLLHLINSIFNYAFATPTPSPAPSATATPCIPAPISTPSPAPSSTITPVPSPNAAPIANAHIPTPNASPIASARMPTPITTTTTPIQTHNITTAPLTGIPTLNISAAAPPPPRVRGINRQQLNNIIDALIGAGDFNRWANILSVADPSSLPLSATLFVPADDSRSPISTAITFDPLIFPYHIVPQRLCFAELRQMKLYTRLPTLLLSKSILITNNSISNYTLDDSLLSHPDLFTTGTFAVHGMGTLLDYNVYGDAKPKAPQPEVLSRPPPATYEPSGEEIDDNPDSPDVDAACLCTEVWPVFLVFCAVLASKFQRMSLGR is encoded by the coding sequence ATGCCTCCATATTACCtctctctcctcctcctcctcctccacctcattaaCTCCATCTTCAACTACGCTTTCGCCACTCCCACCCCTTCCCCTGCCCCTTCCGCTACCGCCACTCCTTGTATCCCAGCTCCTATCTCCACCCCTTCCCCCGCTCCTTCCTCCACCATTACTCCTGTACCATCTCCCAATGCCGCCCCAATCGCCAACGCTCATATCCCAACTCCCAATGCCTCCCCTATCGCCAGCGCTCGTATGCCAACTCCCATCACCACCACGACCACTCCTATTCAAACTCACAACATCACCACTGCGCCCCTCACTGGTATCCCAACTCTCAACATTTCCGCGGCCGCACCCCCGCCGCCTCGGGTACGCGGAATCAACCGTCAACAACTCAACAACATTATCGATGCACTAATTGGTGCCGGAGACTTCAACAGATGGGCTAACATCCTCTCGGTGGCTGACCCCtcttctcttcctctttctGCCACCCTTTTCGTCCCTGCTGACGACTCTCGTTCTCCCATCTCCACCGCCATAACCTTTGATCCTTTAATCTTTCCTTACCACATTGTCCCTCAACGCCTCTGCTTCGCAGAGCTCCGGCAAATGAAGCTCTATACTCGCCTTCCGACGCTCCTCCTGTCCAAGTCCATTCTCATCACCAATAATTCCATTTCCAACTATACACTCGATGACTCTCTTCTTTCTCATCCTGATCTTTTCACCACTGGAACCTTCGCCGTCCATGGCATGGGAACCCTCCTGGACTACAACGTTTATGGCGACGCTAAACCAAAAGCTCCACAGCCGGAAGTGTTGTCGCGCCCCCCACCAGCAACGTATGAGCCATCAGGAGAAGAGATCGACGACAACCCAGACAGTCCTGACGTAGATGCTGCTTGCTTGTGCACTGAGGTTTGGCCTGTTTTCCTAGTATTTTGTGCCGTTTTGGCGTCAAAATTTCAAAGAATGAGTCTCGGCCGTTGA
- the LOC110611796 gene encoding probable ADP-ribosylation factor GTPase-activating protein AGD14 isoform X2 translates to MASRVKEDEKNERIIRGLLKLPENRRCINCNGLVLLQFFAVIEIQGFEGPQYVCTNFWTFVCTNCSGIHREFTHRVKSVSMAKFNSQEVIALQGGGNKRARDIYLKEWDPQHHSAPDGSNADRLRDFIKHVYVDRRYTGERNCGKPSGLKLGDKEDLYQGGSRSPPYGDTYERRHSEMSSPGGRSDDRNSRYGYDERSPGYDQENRRYNGYETSPARAEMVNDWRREDRFGNGKRADDCRASDGDSKMERRSPERLKDPGASSPPIVRPVREILGDNVVPLRISEPPKTNSVRAANGSALTQRTASSSSLGSNYGNLTEVKVESAASLIDFDADPEQPITTAVPQAQQTIVSQSIAQPASATNDNNWASFDFAPEVKVSQASSNANPLESVLSQLSVPASVPGHISGMPSGTGAPVSVVNAVNLPSTTALPTAPAGNAHILPTCAIMFHPGGVSEAAPGLASVIPVNGGTSFVKVSETGQWRPSVQHQQPLLFPSSSGQSTQQFTLPFDGASTNQPWNLSVAPNVQAALSKTSVGPPQVISTPASGIASAGISQPPAMEVKSNGRKELPADLFAATYPSFPAAFPGWQTGPSRGMGFAMQYSNAAAPMPTFIQPSKSTNPFDLSEPSSVQGHTFPSMASLQGALPNMPPSSGLQHTSSLGAPSSAWTPSQSLPHPSALPSQPPSYAPAMPPRPYMGQVSSNMTLSGPQGVGGFGTEGGALGSINMDQQLAGRFTAPATSSPFSAVGGNPFG, encoded by the exons GGACCACAGTATGTTTGCACAAATTTCTGGACTTTTGTTTGCACCAACTGTAGTGGAATACA TCGGGAGTTTACACACCGAGTAAAATCAGTATCAATGGCTAAATTTAATTCACAAGAAGTTATTGCTCTGCAAGGAGGAGGAAACAAG CGTGCAAGAGACATTTATCTCAAAGAATGGGACCCACAGCATCATTCTGCCCCAGATGGCAG TAATGCTGACAGGCTTCGGGACTTTATTAAACATGTCTATGTGGACAGAAGATACACTGGTGAGAGAAACTGTGGAAAGCCTTCAGGTCTAAAGTTG GGTGACAAAGAGGACTTGTACCAAGGAGGGTCACGAAGTCCACCATATGGAGATACATATGAACGCCGACACAGTGAAATGTCTAGTCCTGGTGGAAGAAGTGATGATAGAAATTCTAGATATGGTTATGATGAGAGAAGTCCTGGATATGATCAAGAAAATCGACGGTATAATGGTTACGAGACAAGTCCTGCTCGTGCTGAGATGGTTAATGATTGGCGTCGGGAGGATAGATTTGGAAATGGAAAGAGGGCTGATGACTGCAGAGCATCTGATGGAGATTCAAAGATGGAACGCAGGTCACCTGAGCGGCTGAAAGATCCAGGGGCTTCTAGTCCCCCTATTGTACGGCCTGTTAGAGAAATTTTGGGAGATAATGTAGTGCCTCTTCGAATAAGTGAACCTCCTAAGACCAATTCTGTAAGAGCTGCCAATGGCTCTGCCCTGACACAG AGAACTGCATCGTCTAGCAGCTTGGGATCCAACTATGGGAATCTGACAGAAGTTAAAGTGGAGAGTGCTGCAAGCTTAATTGATTTTGATGCTGATCCAGAACAGCCCATTACTACTGCAGTTCCTCAAGCACAACAAACAATTGTGTCTCAATCCATTGCACAACCTGCAAGTGCAACAAATGATAACAATTGGGCTTCTTTTGATTTTGCACCTGAGGTTAAGGTATCTCAAGCTTCTTCAAATGCAAATCCATTGGAGTCTGTTCTCTCCCAATTGTCGGTGCCAGCATCTGTACCTGGTCACATATCTGGAATGCCTAGTGGTACTGGTGCTCCAGTATCTGTAGTCAATGCAGTAAATTTGCCAAGTACAACTGCTCTACCTACTGCGCCAGCTGGGAATGCACATATATTGCCCACTTGTGCTATAATGTTTCATCCCGGTGGTGTTTCAGAAGCTGCCCCAGGGTTGGCATCTGTAATACCTGTCAATGGTGGTACTTCATTTGTCAAAGTTAGTGAAACAGGACAATGGCGGCCTAGTGTGCAGCATCAGCAGCCATTACTATTCCCTTCTTCTAGTGGTCAGTCTACTCAACAATTTACACTGCCATTTGATGGAGCTTCAACTAATCAG CCATGGAATTTGTCAGTGGCACCCAATGTGCAAGCAGCTTTGAGTAAAACATCTGTTGGACCGCCTCAAGTCATCTCTACACCTGCCTCAGGGATTGCTTCGGCTGGTATATCACAGCCACCAGCTATGGAAGTAAAATCGAATGGAAGAAAAGAACTGCCTGCG GATCTTTTTGCTGCAACCTATCCATCTTTCCCTGCAGCTTTTCCAGGGTGGCAAACTGGTCCATCCCGTGGTATGGGGTTTGCTATGCAATACAGTAATGCTGCGGCG CCCATGCCTACTTTTATCCAGCCATCCAAGTCAACAAACCCATTTGATCTCAGTGAGCCATCTTCTGTCCAAGGCCATACC TTTCCTTCCATGGCATCTCTGCAAGGTGCTCTCCCAAATATGCCACCATCTTCAGGCTTACAGCACACCTCAAGTCTTGGTGCTCCCTCATCAGCATGGACGCCGTCCCAGTCGTTGCCTCATCCATCAGCACTGCCTTCCCAGCCCCCATCTTATGCACCAGCTATGCCACCAA GGCCATATATGGGACAAGTATCAAGTAACATGACGCTTTCTGG GCCCCAGGGAGTAGGAGGATTTGGCACCGAGGGAGGTGCTTTAGGTTCCATAAATATGGATCAACAGTTGGCTGGTAGATTCACAGCCCCTGCTACCTCGTCGCCTTTCTCTGCAGTTGGAGGTAACCCTTTTGGATGA
- the LOC110611796 gene encoding probable ADP-ribosylation factor GTPase-activating protein AGD14 isoform X3, translated as MASRVKEDEKNERIIRGLLKLPENRRCINCNGLGPQYVCTNFWTFVCTNCSGIHREFTHRVKSVSMAKFNSQEVIALQGGGNKRARDIYLKEWDPQHHSAPDGSNADRLRDFIKHVYVDRRYTGERNCGKPSGLKLGDKEDLYQGGSRSPPYGDTYERRHSEMSSPGGRSDDRNSRYGYDERSPGYDQENRRYNGYETSPARAEMVNDWRREDRFGNGKRADDCRASDGDSKMERRSPERLKDPGASSPPIVRPVREILGDNVVPLRISEPPKTNSVRAANGSALTQRTASSSSLGSNYGNLTEVKVESAASLIDFDADPEQPITTAVPQAQQTIVSQSIAQPASATNDNNWASFDFAPEVKVSQASSNANPLESVLSQLSVPASVPGHISGMPSGTGAPVSVVNAVNLPSTTALPTAPAGNAHILPTCAIMFHPGGVSEAAPGLASVIPVNGGTSFVKVSETGQWRPSVQHQQPLLFPSSSGQSTQQFTLPFDGASTNQPWNLSVAPNVQAALSKTSVGPPQVISTPASGIASAGISQPPAMEVKSNGRKELPADLFAATYPSFPAAFPGWQTGPSRGMGFAMQYSNAAAPMPTFIQPSKSTNPFDLSEPSSVQGHTFPSMASLQGALPNMPPSSGLQHTSSLGAPSSAWTPSQSLPHPSALPSQPPSYAPAMPPRPYMGQVSSNMTLSGPQGVGGFGTEGGALGSINMDQQLAGRFTAPATSSPFSAVGGNPFG; from the exons GGACCACAGTATGTTTGCACAAATTTCTGGACTTTTGTTTGCACCAACTGTAGTGGAATACA TCGGGAGTTTACACACCGAGTAAAATCAGTATCAATGGCTAAATTTAATTCACAAGAAGTTATTGCTCTGCAAGGAGGAGGAAACAAG CGTGCAAGAGACATTTATCTCAAAGAATGGGACCCACAGCATCATTCTGCCCCAGATGGCAG TAATGCTGACAGGCTTCGGGACTTTATTAAACATGTCTATGTGGACAGAAGATACACTGGTGAGAGAAACTGTGGAAAGCCTTCAGGTCTAAAGTTG GGTGACAAAGAGGACTTGTACCAAGGAGGGTCACGAAGTCCACCATATGGAGATACATATGAACGCCGACACAGTGAAATGTCTAGTCCTGGTGGAAGAAGTGATGATAGAAATTCTAGATATGGTTATGATGAGAGAAGTCCTGGATATGATCAAGAAAATCGACGGTATAATGGTTACGAGACAAGTCCTGCTCGTGCTGAGATGGTTAATGATTGGCGTCGGGAGGATAGATTTGGAAATGGAAAGAGGGCTGATGACTGCAGAGCATCTGATGGAGATTCAAAGATGGAACGCAGGTCACCTGAGCGGCTGAAAGATCCAGGGGCTTCTAGTCCCCCTATTGTACGGCCTGTTAGAGAAATTTTGGGAGATAATGTAGTGCCTCTTCGAATAAGTGAACCTCCTAAGACCAATTCTGTAAGAGCTGCCAATGGCTCTGCCCTGACACAG AGAACTGCATCGTCTAGCAGCTTGGGATCCAACTATGGGAATCTGACAGAAGTTAAAGTGGAGAGTGCTGCAAGCTTAATTGATTTTGATGCTGATCCAGAACAGCCCATTACTACTGCAGTTCCTCAAGCACAACAAACAATTGTGTCTCAATCCATTGCACAACCTGCAAGTGCAACAAATGATAACAATTGGGCTTCTTTTGATTTTGCACCTGAGGTTAAGGTATCTCAAGCTTCTTCAAATGCAAATCCATTGGAGTCTGTTCTCTCCCAATTGTCGGTGCCAGCATCTGTACCTGGTCACATATCTGGAATGCCTAGTGGTACTGGTGCTCCAGTATCTGTAGTCAATGCAGTAAATTTGCCAAGTACAACTGCTCTACCTACTGCGCCAGCTGGGAATGCACATATATTGCCCACTTGTGCTATAATGTTTCATCCCGGTGGTGTTTCAGAAGCTGCCCCAGGGTTGGCATCTGTAATACCTGTCAATGGTGGTACTTCATTTGTCAAAGTTAGTGAAACAGGACAATGGCGGCCTAGTGTGCAGCATCAGCAGCCATTACTATTCCCTTCTTCTAGTGGTCAGTCTACTCAACAATTTACACTGCCATTTGATGGAGCTTCAACTAATCAG CCATGGAATTTGTCAGTGGCACCCAATGTGCAAGCAGCTTTGAGTAAAACATCTGTTGGACCGCCTCAAGTCATCTCTACACCTGCCTCAGGGATTGCTTCGGCTGGTATATCACAGCCACCAGCTATGGAAGTAAAATCGAATGGAAGAAAAGAACTGCCTGCG GATCTTTTTGCTGCAACCTATCCATCTTTCCCTGCAGCTTTTCCAGGGTGGCAAACTGGTCCATCCCGTGGTATGGGGTTTGCTATGCAATACAGTAATGCTGCGGCG CCCATGCCTACTTTTATCCAGCCATCCAAGTCAACAAACCCATTTGATCTCAGTGAGCCATCTTCTGTCCAAGGCCATACC TTTCCTTCCATGGCATCTCTGCAAGGTGCTCTCCCAAATATGCCACCATCTTCAGGCTTACAGCACACCTCAAGTCTTGGTGCTCCCTCATCAGCATGGACGCCGTCCCAGTCGTTGCCTCATCCATCAGCACTGCCTTCCCAGCCCCCATCTTATGCACCAGCTATGCCACCAA GGCCATATATGGGACAAGTATCAAGTAACATGACGCTTTCTGG GCCCCAGGGAGTAGGAGGATTTGGCACCGAGGGAGGTGCTTTAGGTTCCATAAATATGGATCAACAGTTGGCTGGTAGATTCACAGCCCCTGCTACCTCGTCGCCTTTCTCTGCAGTTGGAGGTAACCCTTTTGGATGA
- the LOC110611796 gene encoding probable ADP-ribosylation factor GTPase-activating protein AGD14 isoform X4, translating to MASRVKEDEKNERIIRGLLKLPENRRCINCNGLVLLQFFAVIEIQGFEVLLQFFAVIEIQGFEGPQYVCTNFWTFVCTNCSGIHREFTHRVKSVSMAKFNSQEVIALQGGGNKRARDIYLKEWDPQHHSAPDGSNADRLRDFIKHVYVDRRYTGERNCGKPSGLKLGDKEDLYQGGSRSPPYGDTYERRHSEMSSPGGRSDDRNSRYGYDERSPGYDQENRRYNGYETSPARAEMVNDWRREDRFGNGKRADDCRASDGDSKMERRSPERLKDPGASSPPIVRPVREILGDNVVPLRISEPPKTNSVRAANGSALTQRTASSSSLGSNYGNLTEVKVESAASLIDFDADPEQPITTAVPQAQQTIVSQSIAQPASATNDNNWASFDFAPEVKVSQASSNANPLESVLSQLSVPASVPGHISGMPSGTGAPVSVVNAVNLPSTTALPTAPAGNAHILPTCAIMFHPGGVSEAAPGLASVIPVNGGTSFVKVSETGQWRPSVQHQQPLLFPSSSGQSTQQFTLPFDGASTNQPMPTFIQPSKSTNPFDLSEPSSVQGHTFPSMASLQGALPNMPPSSGLQHTSSLGAPSSAWTPSQSLPHPSALPSQPPSYAPAMPPRPYMGQVSSNMTLSGPQGVGGFGTEGGALGSINMDQQLAGRFTAPATSSPFSAVGGNPFG from the exons GTTTTGTTGCAATTTTTTGCTGTCATAGAGATACAGGGATTTGAg GGACCACAGTATGTTTGCACAAATTTCTGGACTTTTGTTTGCACCAACTGTAGTGGAATACA TCGGGAGTTTACACACCGAGTAAAATCAGTATCAATGGCTAAATTTAATTCACAAGAAGTTATTGCTCTGCAAGGAGGAGGAAACAAG CGTGCAAGAGACATTTATCTCAAAGAATGGGACCCACAGCATCATTCTGCCCCAGATGGCAG TAATGCTGACAGGCTTCGGGACTTTATTAAACATGTCTATGTGGACAGAAGATACACTGGTGAGAGAAACTGTGGAAAGCCTTCAGGTCTAAAGTTG GGTGACAAAGAGGACTTGTACCAAGGAGGGTCACGAAGTCCACCATATGGAGATACATATGAACGCCGACACAGTGAAATGTCTAGTCCTGGTGGAAGAAGTGATGATAGAAATTCTAGATATGGTTATGATGAGAGAAGTCCTGGATATGATCAAGAAAATCGACGGTATAATGGTTACGAGACAAGTCCTGCTCGTGCTGAGATGGTTAATGATTGGCGTCGGGAGGATAGATTTGGAAATGGAAAGAGGGCTGATGACTGCAGAGCATCTGATGGAGATTCAAAGATGGAACGCAGGTCACCTGAGCGGCTGAAAGATCCAGGGGCTTCTAGTCCCCCTATTGTACGGCCTGTTAGAGAAATTTTGGGAGATAATGTAGTGCCTCTTCGAATAAGTGAACCTCCTAAGACCAATTCTGTAAGAGCTGCCAATGGCTCTGCCCTGACACAG AGAACTGCATCGTCTAGCAGCTTGGGATCCAACTATGGGAATCTGACAGAAGTTAAAGTGGAGAGTGCTGCAAGCTTAATTGATTTTGATGCTGATCCAGAACAGCCCATTACTACTGCAGTTCCTCAAGCACAACAAACAATTGTGTCTCAATCCATTGCACAACCTGCAAGTGCAACAAATGATAACAATTGGGCTTCTTTTGATTTTGCACCTGAGGTTAAGGTATCTCAAGCTTCTTCAAATGCAAATCCATTGGAGTCTGTTCTCTCCCAATTGTCGGTGCCAGCATCTGTACCTGGTCACATATCTGGAATGCCTAGTGGTACTGGTGCTCCAGTATCTGTAGTCAATGCAGTAAATTTGCCAAGTACAACTGCTCTACCTACTGCGCCAGCTGGGAATGCACATATATTGCCCACTTGTGCTATAATGTTTCATCCCGGTGGTGTTTCAGAAGCTGCCCCAGGGTTGGCATCTGTAATACCTGTCAATGGTGGTACTTCATTTGTCAAAGTTAGTGAAACAGGACAATGGCGGCCTAGTGTGCAGCATCAGCAGCCATTACTATTCCCTTCTTCTAGTGGTCAGTCTACTCAACAATTTACACTGCCATTTGATGGAGCTTCAACTAATCAG CCCATGCCTACTTTTATCCAGCCATCCAAGTCAACAAACCCATTTGATCTCAGTGAGCCATCTTCTGTCCAAGGCCATACC TTTCCTTCCATGGCATCTCTGCAAGGTGCTCTCCCAAATATGCCACCATCTTCAGGCTTACAGCACACCTCAAGTCTTGGTGCTCCCTCATCAGCATGGACGCCGTCCCAGTCGTTGCCTCATCCATCAGCACTGCCTTCCCAGCCCCCATCTTATGCACCAGCTATGCCACCAA GGCCATATATGGGACAAGTATCAAGTAACATGACGCTTTCTGG GCCCCAGGGAGTAGGAGGATTTGGCACCGAGGGAGGTGCTTTAGGTTCCATAAATATGGATCAACAGTTGGCTGGTAGATTCACAGCCCCTGCTACCTCGTCGCCTTTCTCTGCAGTTGGAGGTAACCCTTTTGGATGA